One Coffea arabica cultivar ET-39 chromosome 5c, Coffea Arabica ET-39 HiFi, whole genome shotgun sequence DNA window includes the following coding sequences:
- the LOC113688041 gene encoding large ribosomal subunit protein eL20z produces MSDDGKESYRSHHHHHISHHHDDEEKQESPPPPPPPPPEYGTFQGVANYPPQPVIGFPQPVPPPGASDRPYYAHGYQAVPGHTVAEGTPVTGRQRRLPCCGIGLGWFLFIIGFFLAAIPWYFAAFIILCAKVDPREKPGYITCTVAAILATIAIIVGATKRDW; encoded by the exons ATGAGTGACGATGGGAAAGAGAGCTACCGctcccaccaccaccaccacataTCCCACCACCATGATGACgaagaaaaacaagaatcaccaccaccaccaccgccaccaccaCCCGAATATGGAACTTTCCAAGGAGTAGCCAACTACCCTCCTCAACCAGTGATCGGCTTCCCTCAGCCGGTCCCACCTCCAGGTGCCTCAGATCGACCATACTATGCTCATGGTTATCAGGCTGTCCCGG GACATACTGTTGCCGAGGGAACACCTGTAACAGGAAGACAGCGTCGTCTCCCTTGCTGTGGCATTGGCCTTGGCTGGTTCCT GTTTATCATTGGGTTCTTTCTTGCTGCAATCCCCTGGTATTTTGCTGCATTCATCATACTCTGTGCAAAGGTTGATCCTCGAGAAAAGCCTGGATATATTACATGCACTGTTGCT GCCATTCTTGCTACTATTGCTATTATTGTTGGCGCGACGAAGAGGGACTGGTGA
- the LOC140007818 gene encoding persulfide dioxygenase ETHE1 homolog, mitochondrial-like isoform X2: MLRFRLLSFFPSPISSSSSPVYKPHTRNRFLFLNKLSSQMGSYTTASESQLSGSKKLLFRQLFEKDSSTYTYLLADASHPDKPALLVDPVDKTAERDLSLVKELGLKLIYAINTHVHADHVTSTGLIKSKVPGVKSIISKASNAQADLLIEPGDKVYFGDLFLEVRATPGHTLGCVTYVTGDGPDQPQPRMAFTGDALLIRGCGRTDFQGGSSETLYKSVHTQVSTVGEEMKYNPRLTKDEAGFKGIMENLNLPYPKMMDVAVPANVLCGLQDVESKAN, from the exons ATGCTACGCTTTCGATTATTAAGTTTCTTTCCATCTCCaatctcatcatcatcatctccaGTTTATAAGCCTCATACGCGGAaccgttttcttttcttgaataaGCTAAGCTCGCAAATGGGTTCTTACACAACGGCGTCTGAGTCTCAATTATCAGGCTCAAAGAAGCTTCTTTTCCGGCAGCTGTTTGAGAAGGATTCTTCTACTTACACCTATCTCCTTGCAGATGCTTCTCACCCTGATAAACCTGCCCTG TTGGTTGACCCAGTAGATAAAACAGCAGAAAGGGATCTATCTCTTGTCAAAGAACTTGGTTTGAAGCTTATCTATGCTATCAACACTCATGTACATGCTGATCATGTTACCAGCACTGGCTTGATCAAG AGTAAGGTTCCAGGGGTAAAATCTATCATATCTAAAGCAAGCAATGCACAAGCTGATCTTCTAATTGAACCTGGTGAcaaagtctattttggtgatcTGTTTCTTGAG GTTCGTGCTACACCAGGTCATACATTAGGTTGTGTGACATATGTTACTGGGGATGGGCCTGATCAACCTCAACCAAGAATGGCTTTCACCGGTGATGCTCTATTGATTCGTGGATGTGGTAGGACAGATTTTCAG GGTGGAAGTTCCGAGACTTTATACAAATCAGTACATACACAG gTTAGTACTGTGGGAGAGGAGATGAAGTATAATCCTCGCTTGACCAAGGATGAG GCCGGATTCAAAGGCATCATGGAGA ATCTGAACTTGCCATACCCAAAGATGATGGACGTAGCAGTCCCTGCAAACGTGCTTTGTGGATTGCAAGATGTGGAATCCAAAGCCAATTAA
- the LOC140007818 gene encoding persulfide dioxygenase ETHE1 homolog, mitochondrial-like isoform X1: protein MLRFRLLSFFPSPISSSSSPVYKPHTRNRFLFLNKLSSQMGSYTTASESQLSGSKKLLFRQLFEKDSSTYTYLLADASHPDKPALLVDPVDKTAERDLSLVKELGLKLIYAINTHVHADHVTSTGLIKSKVPGVKSIISKASNAQADLLIEPGDKVYFGDLFLEVRATPGHTLGCVTYVTGDGPDQPQPRMAFTGDALLIRGCGRTDFQGGSSETLYKSVHTQIFTLPKDTLVYPAHDYKGFTVSTVGEEMKYNPRLTKDEAGFKGIMENLNLPYPKMMDVAVPANVLCGLQDVESKAN, encoded by the exons ATGCTACGCTTTCGATTATTAAGTTTCTTTCCATCTCCaatctcatcatcatcatctccaGTTTATAAGCCTCATACGCGGAaccgttttcttttcttgaataaGCTAAGCTCGCAAATGGGTTCTTACACAACGGCGTCTGAGTCTCAATTATCAGGCTCAAAGAAGCTTCTTTTCCGGCAGCTGTTTGAGAAGGATTCTTCTACTTACACCTATCTCCTTGCAGATGCTTCTCACCCTGATAAACCTGCCCTG TTGGTTGACCCAGTAGATAAAACAGCAGAAAGGGATCTATCTCTTGTCAAAGAACTTGGTTTGAAGCTTATCTATGCTATCAACACTCATGTACATGCTGATCATGTTACCAGCACTGGCTTGATCAAG AGTAAGGTTCCAGGGGTAAAATCTATCATATCTAAAGCAAGCAATGCACAAGCTGATCTTCTAATTGAACCTGGTGAcaaagtctattttggtgatcTGTTTCTTGAG GTTCGTGCTACACCAGGTCATACATTAGGTTGTGTGACATATGTTACTGGGGATGGGCCTGATCAACCTCAACCAAGAATGGCTTTCACCGGTGATGCTCTATTGATTCGTGGATGTGGTAGGACAGATTTTCAG GGTGGAAGTTCCGAGACTTTATACAAATCAGTACATACACAG ATCTTCACGCTGCCAAAAGATACATTGGTGTATCCTGCTCACGACTATAAGGGATTCACA gTTAGTACTGTGGGAGAGGAGATGAAGTATAATCCTCGCTTGACCAAGGATGAG GCCGGATTCAAAGGCATCATGGAGA ATCTGAACTTGCCATACCCAAAGATGATGGACGTAGCAGTCCCTGCAAACGTGCTTTGTGGATTGCAAGATGTGGAATCCAAAGCCAATTAA